A section of the Bacillus pumilus genome encodes:
- the sufD gene encoding Fe-S cluster assembly protein SufD — protein sequence MTLETKLSVDQDYVKSFSEKHQEPAWMSSLRLQALEKAEDLPMPKPDKTNISKWNLTNFKQHTVESAPFGSLEELPEEVKSLIDLEDTDKTVYIQRDQTPAYLSLSTEAKDKGVIFTDLHTALREHGDLVKKYFMTDAVKVDEHKLTALHAALVNGGAFLYVPKNVELEAPIQAVYLHENDDTTLFNHVIVVADDHSAVTYVENYISTAKPEEAIFNIVSEVFTGANARVTYGAVDNLSEGVTVYVNRRGMASGRDSKIEWALGLMNDGDVVSENITKLMGDGTFGDTKSVVVGRGNQTENFTTSIIHFGKNSEGYILKHGVMKDQASSIFNGIGKIEHGATKSNAEQESRVLMLSEKARGDANPILLIDEDDVTAGHAASVGRVDPIQLYYLMSRGISKEDAERLVIYGFLNPVVKELPIEGVKKQLVSVIERKVK from the coding sequence ATGACATTAGAAACGAAATTATCAGTAGATCAAGATTATGTCAAAAGCTTCTCCGAGAAGCATCAGGAACCGGCATGGATGAGTTCCCTTCGCTTACAGGCTCTTGAAAAAGCAGAAGACCTTCCAATGCCAAAGCCTGACAAAACGAATATTTCTAAATGGAATTTAACCAATTTCAAACAGCATACAGTCGAAAGTGCACCATTTGGATCATTAGAAGAGCTTCCTGAAGAAGTGAAATCTCTCATTGATTTAGAGGACACCGATAAGACAGTTTACATTCAGCGTGATCAAACGCCAGCATATTTGTCTCTTTCAACAGAAGCGAAAGACAAAGGCGTGATCTTCACTGATCTTCATACAGCGCTTCGTGAACATGGCGATCTAGTGAAGAAATACTTCATGACGGATGCAGTGAAAGTAGATGAGCATAAACTAACAGCTTTACATGCTGCTTTAGTGAATGGTGGAGCTTTCCTCTATGTACCGAAAAATGTAGAACTTGAAGCGCCAATTCAAGCCGTCTACCTACATGAAAACGACGACACGACTTTGTTCAACCATGTCATCGTTGTAGCTGACGATCATAGTGCAGTGACTTATGTAGAAAACTACATCAGTACAGCAAAACCTGAAGAAGCCATCTTCAATATTGTGTCCGAAGTGTTCACGGGTGCTAATGCTCGCGTCACTTACGGTGCAGTAGATAACCTTTCAGAAGGTGTCACAGTCTATGTGAATAGACGCGGTATGGCAAGTGGCCGTGACAGTAAAATCGAATGGGCGCTTGGCTTAATGAATGATGGAGACGTCGTGTCTGAAAACATCACAAAGCTTATGGGCGACGGGACATTCGGTGATACAAAATCAGTTGTTGTCGGCCGCGGGAATCAAACGGAAAACTTTACAACAAGCATCATCCACTTCGGTAAAAACTCTGAAGGGTATATCTTGAAGCATGGTGTCATGAAGGATCAAGCATCCTCTATCTTTAACGGAATCGGTAAAATCGAGCATGGCGCAACGAAGTCAAATGCTGAACAGGAATCACGTGTTCTCATGCTGAGTGAGAAAGCACGCGGTGACGCAAACCCAATTCTATTAATTGATGAAGATGACGTAACAGCAGGGCATGCTGCTTCTGTTGGACGTGTCGATCCAATTCAACTGTATTACCTCATGAGCCGCGGGATTTCCAAAGAAGATGCAGAAAGACTTGTGATTTATGGCTTCTTAAATCCAGTCGTCAAAGAACTGCCGATTGAAGGAGTTAAAAAACAGCTCGTTTCTGTGATTGAAAGGAAAGTAAAATAA
- the sufC gene encoding Fe-S cluster assembly ATPase SufC, whose protein sequence is MTASTLTIKDLHVEIEGKEILKGVNLEIKGGEFHAVMGPNGTGKSTLSAAIMGHPKYEVTKGSILLDGEDVLEMEVDERAQAGLFLAMQYPSEISGVTNADFLRSAINARREEGDEISLMKFIRKMDENMEFLEMDPDMAQRYLNEGFSGGEKKRNEILQLMMIEPKIAILDEIDSGLDIDALKVVSKGINRMRGESFGCLMITHYQRLLNYITPDHVHVMMQGRIVKSGGPELAQRLEAEGYDWIKKELGIEDETVGQEA, encoded by the coding sequence ATGACTGCTTCGACATTAACAATTAAGGACTTGCACGTTGAGATTGAAGGGAAAGAAATCTTAAAGGGTGTAAACCTCGAGATAAAAGGTGGAGAATTCCACGCAGTAATGGGGCCAAATGGTACAGGTAAATCAACTTTATCTGCTGCCATTATGGGTCACCCTAAATATGAAGTAACAAAAGGCAGCATTTTGCTTGATGGCGAAGATGTACTTGAAATGGAAGTAGATGAGCGCGCTCAAGCAGGTCTTTTCCTTGCAATGCAATACCCATCTGAAATTAGTGGTGTGACAAATGCGGACTTCCTTCGTTCTGCTATTAACGCTCGCAGAGAAGAAGGCGATGAAATTTCTCTCATGAAATTCATTCGCAAAATGGACGAAAACATGGAGTTCCTTGAAATGGACCCAGACATGGCGCAACGCTACCTAAACGAAGGTTTCTCAGGCGGGGAGAAAAAACGCAATGAAATTCTTCAATTAATGATGATTGAACCAAAAATTGCGATCCTTGACGAAATCGATTCTGGTCTTGATATCGATGCGTTGAAAGTGGTTTCTAAAGGAATTAACAGAATGCGCGGCGAAAGCTTCGGCTGCTTAATGATCACTCACTATCAGCGTCTATTGAACTACATCACACCAGATCATGTTCATGTCATGATGCAAGGACGTATCGTGAAATCTGGCGGACCAGAGCTTGCACAACGTCTAGAAGCAGAAGGCTATGATTGGATTAAAAAAGAGTTAGGAATTGAAGACGAAACTGTTGGTCAAGAAGCGTAA
- a CDS encoding carboxymuconolactone decarboxylase family protein, which translates to MNEQHMSGSMQQSLTDYKTAMGEFQKKMPVFGKKFNEFTEQCFQSDSLTQKEKQMIALGISIHAQDEYCMIYHTKGALDQGATEENLLEVVSVAAAFGGGAALSQGITVVQQCIDEFGGQTH; encoded by the coding sequence ATGAATGAACAGCATATGAGCGGATCCATGCAGCAGTCACTGACTGATTATAAAACGGCAATGGGTGAATTTCAGAAGAAAATGCCGGTGTTTGGGAAGAAATTCAATGAATTCACGGAGCAATGTTTTCAGAGCGATTCATTGACGCAAAAGGAAAAACAAATGATTGCCCTTGGCATCAGTATTCATGCACAGGATGAATACTGCATGATTTATCATACAAAGGGAGCGCTCGACCAAGGCGCAACAGAAGAAAATTTGCTAGAGGTTGTCAGCGTAGCAGCAGCATTTGGCGGCGGGGCAGCATTGAGCCAAGGGATTACTGTCGTTCAGCAATGTATTGATGAATTTGGAGGACAGACGCATTAA
- the metQ gene encoding methionine ABC transporter substrate-binding lipoprotein MetQ has protein sequence MKKLILSALFLAFAGILAACGSSNNASDSKTITVAASKTPHAEILEEAKPLLKEKGYDLKVKVLSDYKMYNKALAEKEVDANFFQHIPYLNEENKSNKDYDLVSAGAVHLEPFGIYSKKYKSVKDIPNGGTIIMTNNVAEQGRMLALLQHAGVIKLDPKVDTINATVKNIKENPKNLKFKKIAPELTAKAYENSEGDAVFINVNYAIQNKLNPKNDSIELEQTKNNPYANIVAVRKGEEKSDKIKTLMEVLHSDKIKEFIDKKYDGAVLPVSE, from the coding sequence ATGAAGAAATTGATTTTAAGTGCACTATTTCTAGCATTTGCAGGCATTTTGGCTGCATGCGGTTCATCTAATAACGCAAGTGATAGCAAAACCATTACGGTTGCCGCTTCAAAAACACCACATGCCGAAATTCTTGAAGAAGCAAAACCACTTCTAAAAGAAAAAGGCTACGATCTCAAAGTGAAAGTACTTAGTGATTATAAAATGTACAACAAAGCGTTAGCTGAAAAAGAAGTGGATGCAAACTTTTTCCAACATATCCCTTACTTAAATGAAGAAAATAAATCAAACAAAGATTACGACCTAGTGAGTGCAGGTGCGGTTCACCTTGAGCCATTCGGTATCTACTCTAAGAAATACAAATCAGTAAAAGATATTCCAAACGGTGGCACGATCATCATGACAAACAACGTAGCTGAGCAAGGACGTATGCTTGCCCTGCTTCAACATGCTGGTGTCATCAAACTCGATCCAAAGGTTGATACAATCAACGCTACTGTAAAGAACATCAAAGAAAATCCAAAGAACCTAAAGTTCAAAAAAATCGCTCCTGAACTAACAGCGAAAGCTTATGAAAACAGTGAAGGCGATGCTGTGTTTATCAACGTTAACTATGCGATCCAAAATAAATTGAATCCGAAAAACGATTCAATCGAACTTGAGCAAACAAAGAACAACCCATATGCAAACATTGTGGCGGTTCGCAAAGGTGAAGAAAAATCAGATAAGATCAAGACTTTAATGGAAGTTCTTCACTCTGATAAAATCAAAGAATTCATCGATAAAAAATATGACGGTGCTGTACTACCGGTATCTGAATAA
- a CDS encoding methionine ABC transporter permease, whose protein sequence is MFEKWFPNVDLEVIWNATGETVYMTLISLAFAFVIGIILGLLLFLTGKGGLWENKPINAVIGAVVNIFRSIPFIILIILLLGFTKFLMHTILGPNAALPALVIGSAPFYARLVEIALREVDKGVIEAARSMGAKTSTIIFKVLLPESLPALISGITVTAIALIGSTAIAGAIGAGGLGDLAYVEGYQSGNTDVTLFATVFILIIVFIIQIIGDLITNKIDKR, encoded by the coding sequence ATGTTTGAGAAATGGTTTCCGAACGTTGATTTAGAAGTCATTTGGAATGCAACGGGTGAAACGGTTTATATGACACTCATTTCATTGGCGTTTGCCTTTGTGATCGGAATTATTCTTGGACTCCTGCTTTTCCTTACTGGAAAAGGTGGTCTTTGGGAAAATAAACCGATCAATGCTGTCATCGGTGCAGTCGTCAACATTTTCAGATCGATTCCTTTTATCATTTTAATTATTCTTTTATTAGGGTTCACGAAATTCTTAATGCATACAATTCTAGGTCCAAATGCAGCACTGCCTGCCCTTGTCATTGGGTCAGCTCCATTCTATGCACGTCTTGTCGAAATTGCGCTGCGTGAGGTAGACAAAGGAGTCATTGAAGCAGCACGCTCAATGGGAGCGAAAACGTCGACCATCATATTCAAAGTATTGCTGCCAGAATCATTGCCAGCCCTCATTTCAGGTATTACCGTAACAGCGATTGCTTTAATTGGCTCAACTGCGATTGCAGGTGCAATTGGAGCAGGTGGACTTGGTGACCTTGCCTATGTGGAAGGATACCAATCTGGTAATACAGATGTCACACTTTTTGCCACTGTGTTTATTCTCATCATCGTCTTTATTATTCAAATAATCGGTGATTTGATTACAAATAAAATTGATAAACGATAA
- a CDS encoding methionine ABC transporter ATP-binding protein: MIHLQNVSKTYHSKSGNVDAVKDVNLDIGKGEIFGIIGYSGAGKSSLIRLLNGLELPTEGIVEVAGNRINEVSNAKLRKARQEISMIFQHFNLLWSRTVRQNIMFPLEIAGVPTSKRRERANELIKLVGLEGKENAYPSQLSGGQKQRVGIARALANDPKVLLCDEATSALDPQTTDSILDLLADINKRLGLTIVLITHEMHVIRKICHRVAVMENGRIVEEGEVLRVFRQPKEEMTKRFVQQLAEPEEAKETIEHVLERVKEGQVVRLSFIGDSAEQPLITEIIRSFKVDVNILQGKISQTQEGAFGTLFIHINGEETEVEKAIAYIQSKQVEIEVMTHV, translated from the coding sequence GTGATCCATTTACAGAATGTATCAAAAACGTATCATTCAAAAAGCGGAAATGTTGATGCCGTGAAAGACGTCAACTTGGATATTGGTAAAGGTGAAATATTCGGAATTATTGGGTATAGCGGTGCCGGAAAAAGCTCGCTGATTCGCCTATTAAACGGTCTGGAGCTGCCAACAGAAGGAATTGTTGAAGTGGCAGGCAACCGGATCAATGAAGTATCGAATGCGAAACTTCGGAAAGCAAGACAAGAAATCAGCATGATTTTCCAGCACTTTAACCTACTTTGGTCAAGAACAGTGAGACAAAATATTATGTTCCCACTTGAGATCGCAGGTGTACCGACATCGAAACGGAGAGAGCGTGCGAATGAACTGATTAAATTAGTCGGTTTAGAAGGAAAAGAAAATGCGTATCCGTCTCAGCTTAGCGGCGGACAAAAACAGCGTGTGGGGATTGCGAGAGCATTAGCAAATGATCCAAAGGTTCTTCTTTGTGACGAAGCAACGTCAGCGCTTGATCCGCAAACAACGGATTCTATCCTTGATCTTTTAGCAGATATCAATAAACGACTTGGGCTGACGATTGTGCTGATTACACACGAAATGCATGTCATTCGCAAAATTTGTCATCGCGTGGCGGTGATGGAGAATGGACGCATTGTCGAAGAAGGCGAAGTATTACGCGTTTTCAGACAGCCGAAGGAAGAAATGACGAAGCGATTCGTCCAGCAGCTTGCTGAACCAGAGGAAGCGAAAGAAACAATCGAACACGTCTTAGAGCGCGTAAAAGAAGGTCAGGTCGTACGGTTGTCCTTTATTGGTGATTCTGCCGAGCAGCCGCTCATCACTGAAATCATTCGATCCTTCAAGGTCGATGTAAATATCCTTCAAGGGAAGATTTCTCAAACGCAGGAAGGCGCGTTTGGAACACTCTTTATCCATATTAATGGAGAAGAGACTGAGGTAGAAAAAGCCATCGCCTATATCCAAAGCAAACAGGTTGAAATTGAGGTGATGACACATGTTTGA
- a CDS encoding SCP2 sterol-binding domain-containing protein, whose translation MEKVKTHGNKGQRLLLKPLLSSSSLKITFEAETDSCTLIVDERGEVKKLPAIELSDLIFYGERKEILQLLDGDMSLQQLISRGQVKVKGSFRALLRLEAVLWLTNGFFRKMIT comes from the coding sequence GTGGAAAAAGTGAAAACCCATGGTAACAAAGGGCAGCGCTTATTGCTAAAACCGCTGCTCTCATCATCATCCTTGAAGATTACATTTGAGGCGGAAACTGACTCTTGTACATTGATTGTGGATGAGCGTGGTGAAGTGAAGAAACTACCTGCAATTGAGTTATCGGATCTTATCTTTTATGGTGAGAGAAAAGAAATACTACAATTATTAGATGGAGATATGTCCTTACAGCAGTTAATTAGCAGGGGACAAGTGAAAGTAAAAGGGTCATTCCGCGCGCTCCTAAGACTAGAGGCGGTGCTCTGGCTGACGAACGGTTTTTTTCGAAAAATGATAACGTAG
- a CDS encoding thioredoxin family protein, whose amino-acid sequence MKEIEEHDFKEIKDDLFLLYLYTPFCGTCQLAKKMLAVVDTMQPDVPFYENNLNYSPGFAKAFEIESVPCFLLFKKGELVQKGYAFHSVPYLHEMIETAK is encoded by the coding sequence ATGAAAGAGATTGAAGAACATGATTTCAAGGAAATAAAGGACGATTTATTTCTTTTATACTTATATACACCGTTTTGCGGGACATGCCAGCTGGCAAAGAAAATGCTCGCTGTCGTAGACACCATGCAGCCGGATGTACCTTTTTACGAAAATAACTTAAACTACTCACCAGGCTTTGCGAAGGCTTTTGAGATCGAAAGCGTTCCTTGCTTTCTACTGTTTAAAAAAGGCGAACTGGTGCAAAAAGGCTATGCCTTTCACTCTGTTCCATATCTTCATGAAATGATTGAAACCGCTAAATAA
- a CDS encoding toprim domain-containing protein, with protein sequence MNVEVEKVIIVEGKTDKQKLKEVISEPVTIICTNGTISTSKLDQLVDELLGKDVYILADSDDAGDKLRKQFRKEFPEALHLFVDRTYREVAASPSAHIASILLAANIDVHSKYL encoded by the coding sequence ATGAATGTAGAGGTAGAAAAGGTCATCATAGTAGAAGGTAAAACAGACAAACAAAAGCTAAAAGAAGTCATAAGTGAACCTGTTACCATCATTTGCACCAATGGCACGATCAGTACATCGAAGCTGGATCAGCTCGTAGACGAATTATTGGGGAAAGACGTTTACATATTAGCAGACAGTGACGATGCAGGCGACAAACTGCGGAAGCAATTTCGAAAAGAATTCCCTGAAGCGCTTCATCTTTTTGTCGACAGAACGTACCGTGAAGTGGCCGCTTCACCGTCAGCCCACATTGCATCTATCCTATTAGCTGCAAACATTGATGTTCATTCGAAATATTTATGA
- a CDS encoding YusG family protein, translating to MSFQKEQVDITDHVTGRFKESGMVLYHQNEEIGTMISENQYELKSGYSYDQNRFYRLTDTLTHGTEKYVDCDDENGWC from the coding sequence TTGTCTTTTCAAAAAGAACAGGTGGATATAACAGATCATGTCACTGGACGATTCAAAGAAAGCGGCATGGTGCTGTATCATCAAAATGAAGAGATTGGCACGATGATTAGTGAAAACCAATATGAGTTAAAATCAGGTTATTCCTATGATCAAAATCGTTTTTATCGTCTGACGGATACACTGACCCACGGGACAGAAAAATATGTAGACTGTGATGATGAAAATGGCTGGTGCTAA
- the gcvH gene encoding glycine cleavage system protein GcvH, which yields MSTPKDLRYSEEHEWVKVEGEKVRIGITHFAQSELGDIVFVELPEVGDKITADEPFGSVESVKTVSELYAPINGTIVEVNDELDDSPEFVNDSPYEKAWMIVVEPADTSEIENLMTAEQYEEMTKED from the coding sequence ATGAGCACACCAAAAGATTTACGTTATTCAGAAGAACATGAATGGGTCAAAGTAGAAGGGGAAAAGGTGCGTATCGGTATTACGCATTTTGCTCAATCTGAGCTAGGCGATATCGTGTTCGTTGAGCTTCCTGAAGTAGGAGACAAAATTACAGCGGACGAGCCTTTCGGAAGTGTAGAATCAGTGAAAACAGTTTCTGAGCTTTACGCACCGATCAACGGTACAATTGTTGAAGTGAACGATGAGCTGGATGACAGCCCTGAATTCGTCAACGACTCTCCATACGAAAAAGCATGGATGATCGTGGTAGAGCCAGCTGATACATCTGAAATTGAGAACTTGATGACTGCTGAGCAATATGAAGAAATGACAAAAGAAGACTAA
- a CDS encoding arsenate reductase family protein, with amino-acid sequence MALDFYEYPSCGTCRKAKKWLEEHNKDINSIHIVEETPNKETLKALYEKSGLELKKFFNTSGQKYRELQLKDQLPAMSEDEQLELLASNGMLIKRPITTDGKRVTIGFNEDTFKSVWK; translated from the coding sequence GTGGCTTTAGATTTTTATGAATACCCATCTTGCGGTACATGTCGAAAAGCAAAAAAATGGCTGGAAGAACACAATAAAGACATCAACAGCATACATATCGTCGAAGAGACGCCTAATAAAGAAACATTAAAAGCCCTTTACGAAAAAAGCGGCTTAGAGTTGAAGAAGTTCTTTAATACAAGTGGACAGAAATACCGAGAGCTACAGCTGAAAGATCAACTTCCTGCAATGTCAGAGGACGAGCAGCTAGAATTACTCGCATCTAATGGAATGCTGATCAAGCGTCCGATTACAACAGACGGTAAACGAGTCACGATTGGATTTAATGAAGATACATTTAAAAGCGTCTGGAAATGA
- a CDS encoding acyl-CoA dehydrogenase family protein: MKAMEEVKKGGSFLIDETNYEHIFTPEDFSDEHQMIGKTTEDYILQDVVPYIDQIEKHEFEHSVRLLKKAGELGLLGADVPEEFGGLGLDKISSAIITEKFSRAGSFSLSYGAHVGIGSLPIVLFGNQAQKETYLPGLASGEAIAAYALTEPGSGSDALGAKTTAVLNEAGTHYVLNGEKQWITNSAFADVFVVYAKIDGEHFSAFIVEKDFPGVKTGPEEKKMGIKGSSTRTLILEDAQVPKENLLGEAGRGHVIAFNILNIGRYKLAVGTVGASKRVIQLSAEYANQRKQFQTPISRFSLIGEKVANMSAKLYAMESAVYRTVGLFEQRMGLLSEEDQKDGKQIAQSIAEYAIECSLCKVLGSETLDYIADEGVQIHGGYGFMQEYEVERAYRDSRINRIFEGTNEINRLLVPGTFLKKAMKGELPLLQKAQTLQEELMMMMPVEPGDQPLDQEKYLLAHAKKIALMVSGMAAMKYGKALDKEQEILVNIADIVNEIFAAESAILRTEKAIAASGLDKNTQKLAYTQIFTQEAFLKIEAHAKESLIAMEEGDALRMSLSALRKLTRFTPINVIAKKREVAKRIFEAEKYIV, from the coding sequence ATGAAAGCAATGGAAGAGGTAAAAAAGGGTGGAAGCTTCTTAATTGATGAGACGAATTATGAGCATATCTTTACACCAGAGGATTTCTCTGATGAGCATCAAATGATTGGAAAGACAACAGAGGATTATATTTTACAAGACGTTGTTCCATATATAGACCAAATTGAAAAGCATGAATTTGAGCATTCCGTCAGGCTTCTTAAAAAGGCTGGAGAGCTTGGGCTGCTAGGAGCCGACGTGCCTGAAGAATTCGGAGGGCTCGGATTAGATAAAATCAGCTCAGCCATTATTACTGAGAAATTTTCCAGAGCAGGGAGCTTCTCGCTTTCCTATGGCGCCCATGTCGGCATTGGATCTCTGCCAATCGTACTGTTCGGAAATCAAGCGCAAAAGGAAACGTATCTGCCAGGACTCGCTTCTGGAGAAGCGATTGCGGCGTATGCCCTAACTGAACCAGGATCAGGCTCTGACGCTCTTGGAGCAAAGACAACTGCGGTGTTAAATGAAGCCGGAACCCATTATGTGTTGAATGGGGAAAAACAGTGGATCACAAACTCCGCATTTGCCGACGTCTTTGTCGTATATGCGAAAATTGATGGTGAACACTTCTCTGCTTTTATCGTAGAAAAGGATTTCCCTGGTGTCAAAACGGGACCTGAAGAGAAAAAGATGGGCATTAAAGGGTCCTCAACGAGAACGTTAATCCTTGAGGATGCTCAAGTGCCAAAAGAGAATTTACTAGGTGAGGCTGGCAGAGGTCATGTCATTGCCTTTAACATTTTAAATATCGGACGCTACAAGCTGGCTGTCGGGACAGTTGGCGCGTCAAAACGTGTCATTCAATTATCGGCAGAATACGCAAACCAGCGTAAGCAATTCCAAACGCCCATTTCTCGATTTAGCTTAATTGGTGAAAAGGTAGCCAACATGTCGGCAAAGCTCTATGCGATGGAAAGTGCTGTTTACCGCACAGTCGGATTATTTGAACAGCGTATGGGTCTATTAAGTGAAGAAGACCAAAAGGATGGCAAACAAATTGCCCAGTCCATTGCAGAATATGCCATTGAATGCTCTCTTTGTAAAGTGCTTGGCTCTGAAACTTTAGACTATATTGCGGATGAGGGTGTGCAGATTCACGGTGGATATGGATTTATGCAAGAATACGAGGTCGAAAGAGCCTATCGTGACTCCCGGATTAACCGTATTTTTGAAGGAACAAACGAAATCAACCGTCTGCTAGTCCCAGGCACATTTCTGAAGAAAGCGATGAAGGGAGAGCTTCCTCTTCTTCAAAAGGCGCAAACCTTACAGGAAGAGCTCATGATGATGATGCCGGTAGAGCCGGGTGATCAGCCGCTCGATCAAGAAAAATATTTGCTTGCCCATGCGAAAAAGATCGCCTTAATGGTATCTGGAATGGCGGCGATGAAGTATGGAAAAGCATTAGACAAAGAGCAAGAGATTCTTGTGAACATAGCGGATATCGTCAATGAAATTTTTGCTGCTGAATCGGCGATTCTGCGTACTGAAAAGGCAATCGCTGCATCAGGGCTAGATAAGAATACTCAAAAGCTTGCTTACACACAAATATTCACGCAGGAGGCCTTCTTAAAAATTGAAGCCCATGCAAAAGAATCCTTGATCGCGATGGAAGAAGGAGATGCACTCCGCATGAGTCTGTCAGCTCTTCGCAAACTGACAAGATTCACCCCGATCAATGTCATCGCCAAAAAGCGCGAAGTGGCGAAACGAATCTTTGAAGCAGAGAAATATATCGTATAA
- a CDS encoding acetyl-CoA C-acetyltransferase — protein MREAVIVAGARTPVGKAKKGSLKHVRPDDMGALCVKETLKRAGDYDGQIDDLIIGCATPEAEQGLNVARNIGALAGLPYTVPAITINRYCSSGLQSIAYAGERIMLGQAETILAGGVESMSQVPMMGHSIRPNAHLAEQAPEYYMSMGHTAEQVAQKYQVTRQDQDAFAVRSHQKAAKALQEGKFTDEIVSVDVTERRVGEQFQLEEHQFTFSQDEGVRAGTTEEILSTLRPAFSTKGTVTAGNSSQTSDGAACVMMMDREKASSLSLQPLAKFRAFAVGGVPPEVMGIGPIEAIPRALKIAGLELKDIGLFELNEAFASQAIQVIRHLGIDEEKVNVNGGAIALGHPLGCTGTKLTLSLIHEMKRRNEQFGIVTMCIGGGMGAAGIFELI, from the coding sequence ATGAGAGAAGCAGTCATTGTCGCTGGCGCGAGAACACCAGTAGGGAAGGCGAAAAAAGGATCGTTAAAACATGTTCGACCCGATGATATGGGCGCATTGTGTGTAAAAGAAACATTAAAGCGTGCTGGTGATTACGACGGACAGATAGATGATTTGATCATCGGATGTGCGACACCAGAAGCGGAGCAGGGGTTAAATGTGGCTCGGAATATTGGAGCGTTAGCAGGACTTCCGTATACAGTCCCTGCCATCACCATTAACCGCTACTGTTCATCTGGTCTTCAGTCCATCGCTTATGCGGGTGAACGAATCATGCTCGGTCAGGCAGAAACAATCTTAGCCGGTGGAGTCGAATCAATGTCACAAGTACCAATGATGGGTCATTCCATTCGTCCGAATGCTCATTTGGCAGAGCAAGCACCTGAATACTATATGAGCATGGGCCACACGGCAGAGCAGGTGGCGCAAAAGTATCAGGTCACTCGTCAAGATCAAGACGCCTTTGCGGTAAGAAGTCATCAAAAGGCAGCCAAGGCATTACAGGAAGGGAAATTTACAGATGAAATTGTATCCGTTGATGTAACAGAGCGACGGGTAGGGGAGCAATTTCAATTAGAAGAACATCAATTCACGTTCTCACAGGATGAAGGCGTAAGAGCGGGGACAACGGAAGAGATTCTTTCCACTTTGCGTCCGGCTTTTTCAACAAAAGGCACGGTGACCGCAGGGAACTCTTCACAAACAAGTGACGGAGCTGCGTGTGTGATGATGATGGATCGTGAGAAAGCATCCTCACTTTCCCTTCAGCCGCTCGCCAAGTTCAGAGCGTTTGCTGTTGGTGGTGTACCGCCTGAAGTGATGGGGATCGGTCCAATTGAAGCCATTCCACGTGCGCTGAAAATCGCTGGACTTGAGCTGAAGGATATCGGACTGTTTGAATTAAACGAAGCGTTTGCCTCTCAGGCCATTCAAGTCATTCGTCATTTAGGAATTGATGAAGAGAAAGTGAATGTCAATGGCGGGGCAATCGCACTAGGACATCCGCTCGGCTGTACAGGAACGAAATTGACACTGTCACTCATTCATGAAATGAAACGGCGAAACGAGCAATTTGGCATCGTCACAATGTGTATCGGCGGGGGCATGGGAGCAGCAGGAATTTTTGAATTGATCTAA